In the Methanobrevibacter sp. genome, one interval contains:
- the ade gene encoding adenine deaminase, whose translation MSFTAYMLDVISDTIYPARITIENGIFKEVTPITISEQDLVNIDVHGLIIPGFIDSHIHVESSMVSPAQFAKIAVRHGTTAVVTDPHEIANVLGIEGIEAMIENAKQVPFNFYFTAPSCVPATAFETSGAVLDSSDIEYLLKKDEIVALGEMMNFPGVINGDEEVHRKLDLARKYGKPIDGHAPLVTRGDLDKYLAGGISTDHECSNVLEALEKKIKGMKIMVRDGSSAMDMEGLFDIEEGSQSLDFSGPMGLLFRDIFERKIYSPLFDFIVSDDKHPNDLLKGHLNLSIKKAVDLGINLLKAINMVTINPAQHYHLNCGVIVPGAQADFVVVDSIYDLNVLETYIGGECVFDGENVLFDVPEFESKNTVNANKKTASDFDIHYDGDECEVNVIECFDGDLLTKKTTARLYVKDGIVQPDIFQDVLKIAVVERYGGNTVANAFIKGFGLKKGAIASSVAHDSHNIIVVGYNSQMMADAVNQVIDDKGGISVVSEDFADSLPLPIAGLMSNEDVYDVAKKLGILHKMVEALGCKIEAPFMTMAFMALLVIPSIKISDKGLFDGENFEFMDVIIK comes from the coding sequence ATGTCATTTACAGCATATATGTTGGATGTGATATCAGACACAATTTATCCGGCTAGAATTACAATAGAAAACGGTATTTTTAAGGAAGTAACCCCAATTACAATTAGTGAACAGGACCTTGTCAATATTGATGTTCATGGATTGATAATCCCAGGATTCATCGATTCCCACATTCATGTTGAAAGCAGTATGGTTTCACCTGCACAATTCGCTAAGATTGCAGTTCGTCATGGTACCACTGCTGTTGTCACTGACCCTCATGAAATAGCCAATGTTCTAGGAATCGAAGGGATTGAAGCAATGATTGAAAATGCAAAGCAAGTCCCTTTTAATTTTTATTTCACCGCACCTTCCTGTGTCCCTGCAACTGCATTTGAGACCTCAGGCGCTGTTTTGGATTCATCCGATATAGAATACTTGCTAAAAAAGGATGAGATTGTGGCATTGGGAGAGATGATGAATTTCCCAGGTGTCATCAACGGGGATGAGGAAGTTCATAGGAAATTGGATTTGGCAAGAAAATATGGAAAGCCTATCGATGGTCATGCCCCATTGGTTACTAGAGGCGACTTGGACAAATATCTTGCAGGAGGCATAAGCACAGACCATGAATGCAGTAATGTATTGGAAGCTCTTGAAAAGAAGATAAAAGGTATGAAAATCATGGTTCGTGACGGCTCATCTGCCATGGATATGGAAGGGCTTTTTGATATAGAGGAAGGTAGCCAATCCCTTGATTTTTCAGGACCGATGGGTCTTCTTTTTAGAGACATATTTGAGAGAAAGATTTACTCTCCCCTATTCGATTTCATAGTTAGTGACGATAAGCATCCAAACGATTTGCTTAAAGGTCACTTGAATTTATCCATTAAGAAGGCTGTCGATTTGGGAATAAATCTTCTTAAGGCTATAAATATGGTGACAATCAACCCTGCACAACATTATCATCTGAATTGCGGAGTCATTGTCCCTGGCGCACAGGCGGATTTTGTGGTTGTTGACAGCATATATGACTTGAATGTTTTAGAAACATATATTGGCGGTGAATGTGTCTTCGATGGGGAAAATGTCCTATTTGATGTTCCGGAATTCGAATCTAAAAATACAGTCAATGCAAATAAGAAGACTGCAAGTGACTTTGATATCCATTATGATGGGGATGAATGTGAAGTCAATGTAATTGAGTGCTTTGACGGAGATCTGTTAACCAAAAAGACAACTGCAAGGTTATATGTGAAAGATGGCATCGTGCAGCCTGACATCTTTCAGGATGTCTTGAAGATTGCTGTGGTGGAACGTTATGGTGGAAACACCGTTGCTAACGCATTCATTAAAGGATTTGGACTTAAAAAAGGAGCAATCGCTTCATCAGTTGCTCATGACTCACACAATATAATTGTTGTCGGATATAACTCTCAGATGATGGCTGATGCAGTTAATCAGGTCATTGATGACAAGGGTGGAATCTCTGTTGTCAGTGAAGATTTTGCTGACTCATTGCCTCTTCCTATTGCAGGATTGATGTCTAATGAGGATGTCTATGATGTCGCTAAAAAATTAGGCATCTTGCATAAGATGGTTGAGGCTTTGGGATGTAAAATCGAAGCGCCATTCATGACAATGGCATTCATGGCATTGCTTGTTATTCCATCAATCAAGATATCCGATAAGGGATTGTTTGATGGAGAAAACTTCGAATTTATGGATGTGATTATTAAATAA
- a CDS encoding DUF3781 domain-containing protein, producing MELLDNIENVHTTEMGVDRIKRNIGVDVEDIVEYCKDKIKQDNAVIEMKGKNYYVTVDGVIITVNASSYTIITAHKEKK from the coding sequence ATGGAATTATTGGATAATATTGAAAATGTGCACACCACTGAAATGGGTGTGGATAGGATAAAAAGGAATATTGGTGTAGATGTGGAAGACATTGTAGAATACTGCAAAGATAAGATCAAACAGGACAATGCAGTCATTGAAATGAAGGGAAAGAATTATTATGTGACTGTGGATGGTGTTATAATCACTGTGAATGCTTCCAGTTATACAATCATAACCGCTCATAAGGAGAAAAAATAG
- a CDS encoding secondary thiamine-phosphate synthase enzyme YjbQ, whose amino-acid sequence MLAINKSLKIDSVSNFQIIDITSEIVAILNEINKDKKIQNGMVNVFTKHSTSAIVINENERGLLNDFEKVLKDMVKEKDNYKHDFIDNNAASHIRAFLLGSSETIPIADGRLDLGTWQSVFFIELDGPRTNRTVDLTFIGE is encoded by the coding sequence ATGCTTGCAATAAATAAATCATTAAAGATTGATTCCGTTTCCAATTTTCAAATCATCGATATAACAAGTGAGATTGTAGCTATTCTAAATGAGATAAATAAGGATAAAAAGATTCAAAATGGAATGGTTAATGTATTTACAAAGCACTCTACAAGTGCAATTGTAATAAATGAAAATGAAAGAGGACTTTTAAATGATTTTGAGAAGGTCTTAAAGGATATGGTTAAGGAAAAGGACAATTATAAGCATGATTTCATTGACAATAATGCGGCATCCCATATAAGGGCATTTCTGCTTGGTTCATCTGAAACAATTCCAATAGCTGATGGAAGGCTTGATCTCGGAACTTGGCAATCTGTTTTCTTCATTGAATTGGATGGTCCTAGAACCAATAGGACTGTTGACTTAACATTTATAGGGGAATAA
- the pheT gene encoding phenylalanine--tRNA ligase subunit beta: MPVITFKYQDLKDLGIDMEKDELINTLPMMASDIEDYDDEEIKVEFFPNRPDNLSVEGVARSFKGFLGMETGLPKYEIEESGEKVYVSPDVAEIRPYIRFAKIEGVDFTGDKIKYIMDFQENLHWVIGRDRKKVAIGVHNADVISGPYKYIATPKDEHSFVPLEMDEEMTPDEILKDHAKGEKYAHLIDKFDKYPLIIDKDEQVLSMPPIINGELTKLKEDTTNIIVDVTGTDERAVEQSLNILCASFAEVGGKVKSMEVIYEDETIVCPDFTPKVRNVHVDLTNELIGGTDLTAEDIKGLLEKARFDANIINDNELEVLIPPYRVDILHEVDIVENITIQYHINAVEAKLPNIVTVASEDNWFKGEKTIREVMVGLGFQEVMSLMLTSEESQYVKMNQEEIDHVQVSKPITISGTMIRTSLLNSLMEFLEDNKHEDLPQKIFEIGDVLYMDEESSNKTRQVKKLAGMICHSSANFTEIKSTVASVLSNLGYSMEISDSTNSSFIPGRVADVSGESKNGKITGFFGEIAPEVIRNFELEYPVIAFEIEFL; this comes from the coding sequence ATGCCTGTAATTACATTTAAATATCAAGATTTAAAGGATTTAGGTATTGATATGGAAAAAGACGAACTTATCAATACATTACCTATGATGGCAAGTGATATTGAAGATTATGATGACGAGGAAATCAAGGTTGAATTCTTCCCGAACCGTCCGGACAATCTGTCCGTCGAAGGGGTAGCAAGATCATTTAAAGGATTTTTGGGAATGGAAACCGGTCTTCCGAAATATGAGATTGAAGAATCCGGCGAGAAAGTTTATGTAAGTCCTGATGTGGCGGAAATCAGACCATACATCAGATTTGCAAAAATCGAAGGAGTGGACTTCACCGGAGACAAGATCAAATACATCATGGATTTCCAGGAAAACCTTCACTGGGTAATCGGAAGGGACCGTAAGAAAGTTGCTATCGGTGTCCATAACGCAGACGTAATAAGCGGACCATACAAATACATAGCAACTCCAAAAGACGAACATTCATTTGTTCCTCTTGAAATGGATGAGGAAATGACTCCTGATGAAATATTGAAAGATCATGCAAAAGGAGAGAAATATGCTCATCTGATTGATAAGTTTGACAAATATCCTTTAATCATTGACAAGGACGAACAGGTATTGTCAATGCCTCCAATCATTAACGGTGAATTGACCAAGCTTAAGGAAGACACAACTAATATCATTGTCGATGTGACCGGAACTGATGAAAGGGCAGTTGAACAGTCATTGAACATCCTCTGTGCATCCTTTGCTGAAGTTGGAGGGAAAGTGAAATCCATGGAAGTGATATATGAGGATGAAACCATAGTCTGTCCTGATTTTACTCCAAAGGTGAGAAATGTGCATGTTGACCTGACCAACGAATTGATTGGTGGAACCGATTTGACTGCAGAGGACATTAAGGGACTCCTTGAAAAGGCGAGATTTGATGCTAACATCATTAATGATAACGAATTGGAAGTGCTCATTCCACCTTACAGGGTTGACATATTGCATGAAGTGGATATCGTTGAAAACATTACCATCCAATATCATATCAATGCAGTTGAAGCAAAATTACCTAATATCGTTACCGTAGCAAGTGAGGATAACTGGTTTAAAGGTGAAAAAACAATTAGAGAAGTTATGGTGGGACTTGGTTTCCAAGAAGTAATGAGCCTGATGCTAACCAGTGAGGAAAGCCAATACGTAAAGATGAACCAAGAGGAAATTGACCATGTTCAGGTTTCCAAACCAATTACAATCAGCGGAACCATGATCAGAACAAGCTTACTCAATAGCCTAATGGAGTTCCTGGAAGACAACAAGCATGAAGACCTTCCACAAAAGATCTTCGAGATTGGAGATGTCCTATATATGGACGAAGAGTCATCCAACAAGACCAGGCAAGTCAAGAAATTGGCCGGAATGATCTGTCACAGCTCTGCTAACTTCACTGAAATAAAATCAACTGTAGCTAGCGTGCTTTCCAATTTAGGATACAGCATGGAAATCTCTGATTCAACTAATAGCAGTTTCATTCCAGGAAGAGTGGCTGATGTAAGCGGCGAATCCAAAAACGGCAAAATAACTGGATTCTTTGGTGAAATAGCTCCTGAAGTCATTAGAAACTTTGAACTGGAATATCCGGTTATTGCATTTGAAATTGAATTCTTATAA